ACCCAGGGCGAAGCCGGCGGGCAGCTCATCGGCGCCCACCGTGCCGCCATCGCCTTCGCAATTGATGCAGACAGTGAAGGGTCCCGGATCCACGAACTCGCAAGTGGCCGGATCGAAGGACGAGAAAGAATAGACCGTCAGCACGTAGGCGCCGGCGGGCAGACAATCGGGCGGGGTCGTGCCATCATTGGAAAAGGAATAGGCCTGGGTCATCACGTCCGGGGCCCACGAGCCGCAATCCCGCGGACAGAAGGGCGGATCGTCATAACCGACAAGGGAGATGCCGGGGCCGACGAGGCTGGTGAAATAGGTGTCCGTCTCGTCGGACAGGCAGGAGTTGATCTCCCAGTCGCAGCAATCCTCGGTCAGCACAAAGGTGATGTCGATGTACTCACCAGCGGCGATGAGGCCGCTCACGCAGAAGCTGCGGTCGGCGGCGCTCAGCTCGATGCTCTGGCTGGGGACGGCGAGGCCGGCGGCCACCTGGGCCTGGACCAGCTCACGCTCGGCCGGGGAGGCGGCCATCACCGGGGCGGCGAGAGCCGCGCCGAGACAGAGGTACAGGGACTTGTTCATGGGTCTTTCCTTCCGTTAAGCTGTGTTAAGAATGTTTCGCAGGAATTCCTGCAGGGCGAGGCAGCTGTTGGCAACTCTCATGCCAATGCATCTTTCTTTGTTTTGCCAAAGAAAGCAAAGCCAGCAAGCTTGTCATGAGTTTGACTCGTGTTCATTTCCGGGCAACGCAGCCCATTATTGAACAGTTTCCGCTGGTTTCCGCACCTGCCGCCCATCAGCACCGTCTGTTTCGATTTGGGCAGGTCATGGTCCCCCGGAGGACGCGGCGCCCTGCGCCCCATCGCGCCCCCTTGCCTACATTGCCTGCCCAATCGCCTGCTGAGAGGAGGAGGCCGCCCGTGAGCAAGCTGCTGCGCCAGGGTCTCATCGTCCTGGCGGCCCTGTCGCTGGCTGTGGTTCTGGCGCTGGCCGCCTTGCGCTGGGTGTTGGGCCGGACGCCGCTGGACGCTCCGCCGCGGGAGCTGCGGGTGGTGGCGCAGCGCAGTTCCCTGGTGGACACTCCTGGTGGACCGCGCCAATTCCGGGACCTGGTGCTGCTCCGCGGGGGAGATCGGCGCCCGCCTCGCCTGGCGGACACGATCCACGTCTCCCTCAGCCTGCCCGCGGAGTGGGACGGTCGTCCGCTCCCCGCCATCGTGCTGATGGGGGGCGTGGCGGCCGGACAGCGCAGTCTGCGCTATCTGGATCACCATGGGGCCAATGCCATTCTCGCCTACGAGTACCCCTATGACCAGCGGGAGGCGACCAGCCGTCGCTGGTACCACGGCCACACCCTGTCCCAGATGCCGGAGATCCGCCGCTCCGTCCTCGCCGTGCCGGCCCAGGTGCGTGACTTGCTGACCTGGACGGGGAGCCAGCCCTGGGCCGACCCGGAGCGCACCGTCCTGCTCGGCTTCAGTTTCGGCGCCCTCTTCGCCCCCGCCGTGCAGCAGGTCCTGCAGCGTCACGACCTGACCCCCGCGGCGACGGTGCTGGCCTACGGCGGCGTCGACCTGGGCCTCCTGTTACGCCACAACCTGCGCAAGGTGCCGCCCTGGAGCCGACCGATGCTGGCCTGGACGGTGGAGAGCCTCATCCGCCCGGTGGAGCCCGCCCGCCACCTGCCCGGCCTGAGTGGCGAGTTCCTGGCCATCAACGGCCGCCACGACGAGCAGATCCCCCTCGCCTGCGCCACGCGCCTGCACGCCGGCCTGCCCCCCGGCGCGGAGATCGTCCTGCTCGACGCCGGCCACCTGCACCCCCGCCGCCTGGAGCTGATGCGGCAGGTGGCAACCCTGGCGGCCGACTGGCTGGTGGAACGGGGCGTGGCGGAGCCATGAATCCGCGCTTGCCGCGGCCAGGGAGACAGTCGATGAGGCCGCAGCCGTGCAGCCCCGCACCACCGTCCGCCCAGGCGCTTGGGATTGGTAGCTTGTCCGCGCAACCAGGAGGAACACATGATCGACGCCTACACCGCCTGGGTCCGGGAATTCCCCTATTCCAGCGCCTCCCTGCAGTTCGCCCTGCTGGGGACTCTGGGGGAACTCATCCCCTGGTGGCTGAGGAGCGGCAAGGCCCTGCCCTGCACCAAGTCCCAGTTGTTGGGCAAGGTGGTCGGCTGGGCCCTGATGGGCCTCCTCATCAAGTTCGGCTTTCTCATGATGAAGGGCGCGGCGGCGGCGGTGATCGAGCACGGCCTGCTGCCCGCGGCCTTCCTCCAGGGCCTGGGCTGGGCCTTGCTCGTCTCCGTCCTCACCAACTGCTTCTTCGGGCCGCAGATGATGTTCTTCCACCGCCTCTGCGACAACATCATCCTGCGCCAGCGCCACTGGACGGGCCTCGAAAAGGCCTGGTGGACCCTCATCTGGTTCTGGATCCCCGCCCACACCCTCACCTTCCTCCTGCCCGATGATTTCCAGATCGGGCTGGCGGCCTTGTGGAGCGTGGTGCTGGGAGTGATTCTGGGCGCCACCACCCACAAGGGGCAGCGCTGATAGCTGGTGAGACAGGGGGGGCCGTCCGGGGACACCGACGGCGATCAGTGGCGGGGCGCCAGATCCTCCGGCACCAGTTGCAGGTCCGCCGGATCCTGACCCTGGTTGAGCAGCACCTGGCCCGCGATGAGGAGATGGTCGAGCTCTCCGCCCGCCCCGATGATGCGGCTCTCCCCCAGACTCAGGGCAAACTCGCCCAGGCTTTGCGCCACGAAGGCCAGCCGGCAGGCCAGGCCGCTGGGGAAGTCCAGGCCGCGCCCATCCCCCGTTCGCCCCACGTCCACACGCGCCTGCTGCAGGCCGGCCTCCACCACCTCGACCGCCACCGGACGCCCATCCTCCCCCAGTTCGGGACCGGCCTGGGCGTCAA
The bacterium DNA segment above includes these coding regions:
- a CDS encoding T9SS type A sorting domain-containing protein, whose amino-acid sequence is MNKSLYLCLGAALAAPVMAASPAERELVQAQVAAGLAVPSQSIELSAADRSFCVSGLIAAGEYIDITFVLTEDCCDWEINSCLSDETDTYFTSLVGPGISLVGYDDPPFCPRDCGSWAPDVMTQAYSFSNDGTTPPDCLPAGAYVLTVYSFSSFDPATCEFVDPGPFTVCINCEGDGGTVGADELPAGFALGQNYPNPFNPTTSIGFSLPETGEASLRVYDLTGREVATLVNGLTERGEHVVSFDASELGTGVYFYTLQAGAVSTTKKMVLVK